The following proteins are co-located in the Mesorhizobium australicum WSM2073 genome:
- a CDS encoding peptidoglycan-binding domain-containing protein translates to MARSAKQAKAVKRRGNAFQDGAIAVGGMISRNPVLVGGSTAFLVTLFYVSANALWYQPFPHAGAFFATRNFQGFPHATADEPETTINIVRSNAAPAPIKGDPVVEQVQGILKDLDFYSGTLDGISGPNTRKAIQAYQQKVGLNASGEIDALLLDQLGATPKTAAVPKPQPRPDMPPAAVPVSLQTNEAPANAALQGPDPRIVKIQAGLKAFGNDDMQLDGVVGARTKAAIKEFQSLFGLPQTGEPDEIVYVKMREIGLTN, encoded by the coding sequence ATGGCTCGCTCCGCAAAACAGGCTAAGGCGGTCAAACGCCGCGGCAATGCCTTTCAAGACGGCGCCATCGCCGTCGGCGGCATGATTTCGCGCAATCCCGTCCTGGTGGGAGGATCGACCGCATTCCTGGTGACGCTGTTCTACGTCTCGGCGAATGCGCTATGGTATCAGCCTTTCCCGCACGCCGGAGCGTTTTTCGCCACACGCAATTTCCAGGGCTTTCCGCACGCCACCGCCGACGAGCCCGAGACGACAATCAACATCGTGCGGTCCAATGCCGCGCCCGCTCCGATCAAGGGCGACCCGGTGGTCGAGCAGGTGCAAGGCATATTGAAGGACCTCGATTTCTACTCCGGCACCCTCGACGGCATCTCCGGCCCCAACACGCGCAAGGCCATACAGGCTTATCAACAGAAGGTCGGGCTGAACGCCTCGGGCGAGATCGACGCGCTGCTCCTGGATCAACTGGGTGCAACGCCGAAGACGGCTGCCGTGCCGAAACCGCAACCTCGTCCTGACATGCCGCCGGCCGCCGTTCCCGTGTCCTTGCAGACCAACGAGGCTCCGGCGAACGCCGCTTTGCAGGGGCCTGACCCCCGCATCGTCAAGATCCAGGCCGGGCTGAAGGCCTTCGGCAATGACGACATGCAACTGGATGGCGTCGTCGGTGCACGCACCAAGGCGGCGATCAAGGAATTCCAGTCGCTGTTCGGCTTGCCGCAGACCGGCGAGCCCGACGAGATCGTCTACGTCAAGATGCGCGAGATCGGCCTCACCAACTGA
- a CDS encoding DUF1254 domain-containing protein translates to MRSLRAALRRLLHAILLGLVGAGIVHIVVLLLVPEFSERDAWSRLSMASDLYRMNRLDAEAGGAPVVKSVDPLFYATACRFDLEEGMVRIKAPGDVPFWSVSVYDRSGHNIYSFNDHTAAGGKLDAVVLTPAQMIDVRKDLPEDLQGAIFVEAPIDEGIFVIRSFVPDESWKPIVSRFLDQSSCELQDF, encoded by the coding sequence ATGCGTAGTTTGCGTGCCGCATTGCGCAGGCTTCTCCATGCCATCCTGCTCGGCCTCGTCGGCGCCGGCATCGTCCACATTGTCGTCCTGCTTCTGGTGCCGGAATTTTCGGAACGCGACGCCTGGTCGCGTCTCTCCATGGCTTCGGATCTCTACAGGATGAACCGGCTCGATGCCGAAGCGGGCGGCGCACCGGTGGTGAAATCGGTTGACCCGCTGTTCTACGCAACGGCCTGCCGCTTCGACCTCGAGGAAGGAATGGTCCGGATCAAGGCGCCGGGGGACGTCCCGTTCTGGTCGGTGTCGGTCTATGACCGCAGCGGTCACAACATCTACTCCTTCAACGACCACACGGCGGCGGGCGGCAAGCTGGATGCCGTCGTGCTGACGCCGGCGCAGATGATCGACGTGCGCAAGGACCTGCCCGAAGATCTTCAGGGAGCGATCTTCGTCGAGGCGCCCATCGATGAAGGCATCTTCGTCATCCGCAGCTTCGTACCCGACGAGAGCTGGAAGCCGATCGTGTCGCGCTTTCTCGATCAGAGTTCCTGCGAGTTGCAGGATTTCTAA
- a CDS encoding DUF1491 family protein codes for MRVTADLWVSALLRRVFGVGGFAAVVNRGATEAGAVFILARGRLGETALYGPAPQTSYDSAKPEDRFFSLLAAGNDAAVLDARLEREKKFDPDLWVVEIEAGSVPIEELISVKTP; via the coding sequence ATGCGCGTAACCGCTGATCTGTGGGTCTCGGCCCTGTTGCGCCGGGTTTTCGGCGTCGGCGGATTTGCCGCCGTGGTCAATCGCGGCGCGACGGAGGCCGGGGCCGTGTTCATCCTGGCGCGGGGCAGGCTGGGTGAAACGGCTCTCTACGGGCCGGCACCGCAGACAAGCTACGATTCGGCCAAGCCCGAAGACCGTTTTTTCAGCCTTCTCGCCGCCGGCAACGATGCCGCCGTGCTGGATGCGAGACTGGAGCGCGAGAAAAAATTCGATCCCGACCTCTGGGTGGTCGAGATCGAGGCCGGTAGCGTTCCCATCGAGGAACTTATTTCCGTGAAGACGCCCTGA
- a CDS encoding peptidase M20 yields the protein MEKPVTTSAQETALACLDGIQPLLSAWTRTIFDFGETAWREYQSAAWYVDRLKREGFSVEEGSGGMPTAFCAHWTNGAGPTVGMYAEYDAVPGNCQDAVTVRQPRPGLGAEAGGHTDPHSGLGIASLGGLLATKAAMQRHDIQGTLRFTGEPAEKVRGSKPIHAAKGYYDGLAGMISFHPFYMLPLCNTARWDTHCGAAYAMIYRFVCDEPENWVRASDGAPIPQAHSAVRAPGANDALMTMYMASKALRDSMLPHQGGWSISEAILTAGQATADNLPAGLAEIQYMIRVPTIGMAEQVTAVLDRNAAAAAAISGCRYERHWVSKSRPGLANHAMAGIAYEALSTVGPPRWDQLARTIAREIQVNAGGTATENPFIDELERLISPQEAEAILRRDLPPSQVNSTSDDYTDMSWHAPTARFYVARPALRSANGGAYPSWVMNALGGIPATIDPMVICAAKTVALAALRLLEDQTARDAAMDEFITRTGGGVGGSNWIAPLCDYDPPINFRWPEYVTTARGRDWWIPSNA from the coding sequence ATGGAGAAACCGGTGACGACATCGGCGCAAGAGACCGCGCTTGCCTGCCTGGACGGCATCCAGCCCCTGCTGTCGGCATGGACACGCACCATTTTCGATTTCGGCGAGACCGCCTGGCGCGAGTACCAGTCGGCCGCCTGGTATGTCGATCGACTCAAGCGCGAGGGATTTTCGGTCGAGGAAGGCTCGGGCGGCATGCCGACCGCCTTTTGCGCCCATTGGACGAACGGTGCCGGACCGACAGTGGGCATGTATGCCGAATATGATGCCGTGCCCGGCAATTGCCAGGACGCCGTGACGGTGAGGCAGCCGCGACCTGGCCTTGGCGCCGAGGCCGGCGGCCATACCGACCCGCATTCGGGGCTCGGCATAGCAAGTCTCGGCGGCCTGCTCGCCACCAAAGCCGCCATGCAGCGCCACGACATTCAAGGCACGCTGCGCTTTACCGGCGAGCCGGCTGAGAAAGTGCGCGGTTCGAAGCCGATCCATGCGGCAAAAGGCTACTATGACGGCCTTGCCGGCATGATCTCCTTCCATCCCTTCTACATGCTGCCGCTCTGCAATACCGCGCGCTGGGACACGCATTGCGGCGCGGCCTACGCGATGATCTATCGGTTCGTCTGCGACGAACCCGAAAATTGGGTTCGCGCAAGCGACGGCGCACCGATCCCGCAGGCGCATTCGGCGGTCAGGGCACCGGGCGCCAACGATGCACTGATGACCATGTACATGGCTTCCAAGGCGTTGCGCGATTCCATGCTGCCACACCAGGGCGGCTGGTCGATCAGCGAGGCTATCCTGACGGCCGGCCAGGCCACGGCCGACAATCTGCCGGCGGGACTGGCCGAGATCCAGTACATGATCCGCGTGCCCACCATCGGCATGGCCGAGCAAGTAACGGCGGTGCTCGACCGCAACGCCGCGGCCGCGGCCGCGATCAGCGGCTGCCGCTACGAGCGGCACTGGGTATCGAAGTCACGGCCGGGGCTCGCGAACCACGCCATGGCCGGGATTGCCTATGAAGCCTTGTCGACAGTCGGGCCGCCACGCTGGGACCAACTGGCCAGAACAATCGCGCGGGAAATCCAGGTCAATGCCGGCGGCACTGCTACCGAAAACCCCTTTATCGATGAGCTTGAGCGGCTGATTTCGCCACAAGAGGCTGAGGCGATCCTGCGCCGCGACCTGCCACCGTCCCAGGTGAACTCGACCTCCGACGACTACACCGACATGAGCTGGCACGCGCCGACCGCCCGCTTCTATGTCGCCCGCCCAGCGCTCCGCTCGGCGAATGGCGGTGCCTATCCCTCCTGGGTGATGAATGCGCTGGGTGGCATTCCCGCGACGATCGACCCGATGGTCATCTGCGCCGCCAAGACGGTCGCGCTGGCGGCGCTGCGCCTGCTCGAGGACCAGACCGCCCGCGATGCGGCAATGGACGAGTTCATCACCCGTACCGGCGGTGGCGTCGGCGGCTCCAACTGGATCGCGCCGCTCTGCGACTACGACCCGCCGATCAACTTTCGCTGGCCGGAATATGTCACCACCGCGCGCGGCCGCGACTGGTGGATCCCAAGCAATGCATGA
- a CDS encoding dimethylarginine dimethylaminohydrolase family protein produces MTVHDRIIAEPFSLQRRNPAGGTKPLTVWGFANETDVLTDVLLGSPNFLRHLSTSSLSRKHLREAPCNVQIAQAQHKDLVAAYEHFGVNIHWHEPTPELPMQVYSRDSSVMTPYGAIITAMANWWRRGENYAAIRTYEKLGIPIYDMVTAGTFEGGDFNVIEDGVVLIGCGGARTQEEGARQVQAWFEKEGWETRIAFIDEYYVHIDLMVVPIAEKLTAVCLACTEPGIVDWLKGKGHEIIDVPFQDTMALGCNFMSLGKDRVIAPTSSKTLIEKLKARGFEVAAVDMSEISKTGGGIHCMAQALKREAA; encoded by the coding sequence ATGACCGTCCATGACCGCATCATCGCCGAGCCGTTTTCGCTTCAACGCCGCAACCCCGCCGGCGGTACCAAGCCACTGACCGTCTGGGGCTTCGCCAACGAAACCGACGTGTTGACCGACGTGCTGCTCGGATCCCCGAATTTCCTGCGCCACCTGTCGACCAGTTCGCTGTCGCGCAAGCACCTGCGTGAAGCCCCTTGCAACGTTCAGATCGCGCAGGCACAGCACAAGGATCTTGTCGCGGCCTACGAGCATTTCGGCGTCAACATTCACTGGCACGAGCCGACGCCGGAACTGCCGATGCAGGTCTATTCCCGCGATTCCAGCGTCATGACGCCTTATGGCGCCATTATCACCGCCATGGCCAACTGGTGGCGGCGCGGCGAGAACTACGCCGCCATCCGCACCTATGAAAAGCTCGGCATCCCGATCTACGACATGGTGACAGCCGGCACTTTCGAGGGCGGCGACTTCAATGTCATCGAGGACGGCGTGGTGCTGATCGGCTGCGGCGGCGCCCGCACGCAGGAGGAAGGCGCCCGGCAGGTGCAGGCCTGGTTCGAGAAGGAAGGCTGGGAGACACGCATTGCCTTCATCGACGAATATTACGTCCATATCGACCTGATGGTGGTGCCGATCGCCGAAAAGCTCACTGCCGTCTGCCTCGCCTGCACCGAGCCTGGCATCGTCGACTGGCTGAAGGGCAAGGGGCACGAGATCATCGACGTTCCCTTCCAGGACACGATGGCGCTCGGCTGCAACTTCATGTCGCTGGGCAAGGACCGGGTGATCGCGCCGACGTCCAGCAAGACGCTGATCGAAAAACTCAAGGCGCGCGGCTTCGAGGTCGCGGCCGTCGACATGAGCGAAATCTCCAAGACCGGCGGCGGTATCCATTGCATGGCACAGGCGCTGAAACGCGAGGCGGCCTGA
- a CDS encoding sensor histidine kinase: MVHPSVLERSDRERQRRFIGVMLAAPFFAAGAAVTLVTSGMGAAVTMAAIFAAFGLCWFVALLVAATGKMAAAGPIALAMAALALAGLIGAAGGLSSPVAMLALALPFEAWWIGASRRAALWGGATAVIAIALQSLSAAFLPFTDAHIAAWHWLVPLAWALALIPRISAFRGTAGAADTLDAGDRLEDIIDAVVLRVARHGEVVDASAKSRTLLKLPPELLSGTGLFDRVHLSDRVSYLSALADMRDGARSRRLDLRIRLPQSGNGAHNGNGFVADNYQPFALELVRGEKQGDVFTLVLRQNDETARLREELAQANETAAAAEVAKGRFLAVVSHELRTPLNAIIGFSDMLLHEMFGAFKDPRQKEYVGLVRDSGQHLLAVVTSILDVSRIESGVYATEPEPFRFVEAADMCQSMMRLQAQAKNIDLQTQIAPDAGDINADRRAVQQMLINLVSNAIKFTPDGGDVVVGAKRIGSRLHFWVRDTGIGIAEEDFANLGKPFTQIQNDYTRRFEGTGLGLSLVKGLVALHEGTMAIESMPGEGTTVTISLPVGGPKGRPANPTGVLTMPVTRAKGDGNGSLRKTG; this comes from the coding sequence ATGGTTCATCCCAGCGTTCTCGAACGGAGCGACCGCGAGCGCCAGCGCCGTTTCATCGGCGTGATGCTGGCCGCGCCGTTTTTTGCAGCGGGTGCCGCGGTCACGCTGGTTACATCGGGGATGGGCGCCGCGGTGACCATGGCCGCCATTTTCGCGGCCTTCGGCCTGTGCTGGTTCGTCGCCCTGCTGGTAGCCGCTACCGGCAAGATGGCTGCCGCGGGGCCGATCGCCCTGGCGATGGCGGCGCTTGCCCTTGCCGGTCTCATCGGTGCCGCCGGCGGATTGAGTTCACCTGTCGCCATGCTTGCCCTGGCGTTGCCATTCGAAGCCTGGTGGATCGGCGCGTCACGGCGTGCGGCATTGTGGGGGGGCGCGACAGCAGTCATCGCCATCGCCCTTCAGTCCTTGTCGGCCGCCTTCCTTCCATTCACGGATGCGCACATCGCCGCCTGGCATTGGCTGGTGCCATTGGCCTGGGCGCTGGCCCTCATCCCGCGCATATCGGCTTTTCGCGGCACCGCCGGCGCGGCCGATACGCTCGATGCGGGTGATCGACTGGAAGACATCATCGACGCGGTGGTCTTGCGGGTCGCCCGCCACGGCGAGGTCGTGGATGCATCCGCCAAGTCGCGTACGCTTCTGAAATTGCCGCCTGAACTGTTGTCCGGAACGGGCCTCTTCGATCGGGTGCACCTGTCGGACCGCGTCTCCTATCTCAGCGCCCTGGCCGACATGCGTGACGGCGCACGGTCGCGCCGCCTCGACTTGCGCATCAGGCTGCCCCAGAGTGGCAACGGCGCCCACAATGGAAATGGCTTTGTGGCCGACAATTACCAGCCATTCGCGCTCGAACTGGTGCGTGGCGAGAAACAAGGCGACGTCTTCACGCTTGTCCTGCGCCAAAATGACGAGACCGCGCGGCTGCGCGAAGAACTGGCGCAAGCCAATGAGACGGCCGCCGCCGCCGAAGTGGCTAAGGGCCGGTTCCTGGCAGTCGTGAGCCATGAACTGCGCACGCCGTTGAACGCCATCATCGGTTTCTCCGACATGCTGCTGCACGAGATGTTCGGCGCCTTCAAGGATCCGCGCCAGAAGGAATATGTCGGTCTGGTGCGGGATTCGGGCCAGCATCTGCTGGCAGTCGTGACATCCATACTCGACGTGTCGAGGATCGAATCGGGCGTCTACGCCACCGAGCCGGAGCCGTTCCGGTTCGTAGAAGCCGCAGACATGTGCCAGTCGATGATGCGGCTGCAGGCGCAGGCCAAGAATATCGACCTGCAGACGCAGATCGCCCCTGACGCCGGCGATATCAATGCCGATCGCCGCGCCGTACAGCAGATGCTCATCAACCTCGTTTCCAACGCGATCAAGTTCACCCCCGACGGCGGCGATGTCGTCGTCGGCGCCAAGCGGATCGGCTCACGTCTGCATTTCTGGGTGAGGGACACCGGCATCGGCATTGCCGAGGAGGATTTCGCCAATCTCGGCAAACCCTTCACGCAGATCCAGAACGACTATACCCGCCGTTTTGAGGGCACGGGTCTTGGCCTTTCCCTGGTGAAGGGGCTGGTGGCCTTGCATGAAGGGACCATGGCGATCGAAAGCATGCCGGGCGAGGGCACCACGGTCACCATCAGCCTGCCGGTCGGCGGGCCGAAGGGGCGCCCCGCCAACCCGACCGGAGTGCTGACAATGCCGGTGACGAGGGCGAAAGGGGACGGAAATGGCTCGCTCCGCAAAACAGGCTAA
- a CDS encoding LysR substrate-binding domain-containing protein produces the protein MRIPSTQALRALDSFARHGSVWRAADELHLTRSAVSHQLRLLERDLGFDLLERIGKGVALTPRGQRYASDVRKALTVLGDAVTRDAGTGVGGSFAISCTPGFASLFLCTHIGEFRQMYPDVALRILTPRRLDDVSNADADAFIAFGVGNWPNRMAELLCEISFTPLCSPTLLNKVGGFSRPADVLRANLLHLDDTEDWARWLALSKVENPDTEGGIFFSDMNLVFSAAIAGQGIAMGDELTSRRALSEGRLVRPFDIAIKSPRSYFLVSEHAKASHPVLEAFAGWLRSTLSENRIQPY, from the coding sequence TTGAGAATTCCATCGACACAGGCGCTACGCGCGCTCGACAGTTTCGCCAGGCATGGCAGCGTCTGGCGCGCCGCCGACGAACTGCACCTGACCCGCAGCGCGGTGAGCCACCAATTGCGGCTGCTCGAGCGAGATCTCGGCTTCGATCTGCTGGAGCGGATCGGCAAGGGGGTGGCGCTCACCCCGCGTGGGCAGCGCTATGCCAGCGACGTGCGCAAGGCGCTGACCGTGCTGGGTGACGCGGTGACGCGCGATGCCGGCACTGGCGTCGGCGGCTCGTTCGCCATCTCCTGTACACCGGGCTTCGCCTCGCTGTTCCTGTGCACCCACATCGGCGAGTTCCGGCAGATGTACCCCGATGTCGCGCTGCGCATCCTGACGCCCCGACGGCTCGACGATGTCAGCAATGCCGACGCAGACGCCTTCATCGCGTTCGGCGTGGGCAACTGGCCGAACCGCATGGCCGAGCTGTTGTGCGAAATCTCGTTCACGCCGCTCTGCAGCCCGACGCTGCTCAACAAGGTCGGCGGCTTTTCCCGGCCGGCGGACGTGCTGCGCGCCAATCTGCTCCATCTCGACGACACCGAGGATTGGGCACGCTGGCTGGCGCTGTCCAAGGTCGAAAACCCGGACACCGAAGGCGGCATCTTCTTTTCCGACATGAACCTCGTCTTCTCGGCGGCGATTGCCGGGCAGGGGATCGCCATGGGTGACGAACTGACCAGCCGCCGTGCGCTGAGCGAAGGCCGTCTGGTCAGGCCTTTCGACATCGCGATCAAATCGCCGCGCTCCTATTTTCTGGTCTCCGAACACGCAAAGGCCTCGCACCCGGTCCTGGAAGCGTTCGCGGGATGGCTGAGGTCGACTCTCTCCGAGAACCGCATTCAGCCTTATTGA
- a CDS encoding ABC transporter ATP-binding protein: MQQPGRAAEIKAIGIGKSFGSFRALDNLTLDIGRGEFLTLLGPSGSGKTTFLMILAGFVQPSEGRLFSDGADITDRPAEQRAAGMVFQGYALFPHMSVEANIAFPLKVRKKSAAEIRKRVGEMIERVGLVGHEKKLPSQLSGGQQQRVALARALVFEPGVLLLDEPFSALDKSLRGQMQAEMKRLHQETGTTFVFVTHDQSEALALSSRVAIFNHGKLLQVGAPDEVYDRPDNRFVAEFLGEINMLPLKGVRPVDNGSTGLCEDRAVSIHCKAEKVRGDAILAIRPEHMSVAREAAAGENGIAATAIASTYLGAATKLDLTTRQGAKVTVSVPNEVAAAALSKGNSVWLTWPAEKGFLLPDGGQ; the protein is encoded by the coding sequence ATGCAGCAACCCGGCCGGGCCGCAGAGATCAAGGCAATCGGGATCGGCAAGAGCTTCGGCTCGTTCCGTGCGCTGGACAATCTGACGCTCGACATAGGCCGCGGCGAATTCCTGACGCTGCTTGGGCCCTCCGGCTCCGGCAAGACCACCTTCCTGATGATCCTGGCCGGCTTCGTGCAGCCGAGCGAGGGCAGGCTTTTCAGCGACGGCGCCGATATCACCGACCGCCCGGCCGAGCAGCGTGCCGCCGGCATGGTGTTCCAGGGCTATGCGCTCTTTCCGCATATGAGCGTCGAGGCCAACATCGCCTTCCCGCTCAAGGTCCGCAAGAAATCGGCCGCCGAGATCAGGAAGCGTGTCGGCGAGATGATCGAGCGCGTCGGTCTGGTCGGCCACGAGAAGAAATTGCCCTCGCAGCTTTCCGGTGGCCAGCAGCAGCGCGTCGCGCTGGCCCGGGCGCTGGTGTTCGAGCCGGGCGTGCTCCTGCTCGACGAACCGTTTTCGGCGCTGGACAAGAGCCTGCGCGGCCAGATGCAGGCAGAGATGAAGCGCCTGCACCAGGAGACCGGCACCACCTTCGTCTTCGTTACCCACGACCAGAGCGAGGCGCTGGCGCTGTCTTCGCGCGTCGCCATCTTCAATCATGGCAAACTGCTGCAGGTCGGCGCGCCGGACGAGGTCTACGACCGGCCGGACAATCGCTTCGTCGCCGAGTTCCTCGGTGAGATCAACATGCTGCCGCTGAAGGGGGTTAGGCCTGTCGACAACGGCTCGACCGGCCTCTGTGAGGACCGCGCGGTAAGTATCCACTGCAAGGCTGAGAAGGTGCGTGGCGACGCCATCCTGGCGATCCGGCCCGAACACATGTCGGTAGCGCGCGAGGCTGCCGCCGGAGAGAACGGCATTGCCGCGACGGCAATCGCCTCGACCTATCTGGGGGCGGCGACCAAGCTCGACCTCACCACGCGCCAAGGTGCCAAAGTCACCGTCTCGGTGCCCAACGAGGTCGCGGCGGCGGCGCTCAGCAAGGGCAATTCCGTGTGGCTGACATGGCCGGCGGAAAAGGGTTTCCTCCTTCCGGACGGAGGACAATGA
- a CDS encoding DUF1214 domain-containing protein, producing MLKNAFLMLISLAIAIGGGGASVWYALKIQDGVGAIRIGQWTAFPDIGTPAADPYSKARVAREGVLALGRAEGLSFVAEKDAAGDQLKRECTYRIEGGFPTARFWTLYAADQSLGVVETGKSRLAALQSYEVLRQPDNSVIISVGHHPMPGNWLLTDGSGRMYFVLTLYDTPIASSTGLSDVSLPRIVKAGCDA from the coding sequence ATGCTCAAGAATGCCTTCCTGATGCTGATTTCGCTTGCCATAGCCATTGGCGGAGGCGGTGCCAGCGTCTGGTATGCGCTGAAGATCCAGGACGGTGTCGGCGCAATCAGGATCGGCCAGTGGACTGCCTTCCCCGACATCGGCACACCGGCCGCGGACCCCTATTCCAAGGCCCGCGTGGCGCGCGAGGGCGTGCTGGCGCTTGGTCGCGCCGAGGGCCTGTCCTTCGTGGCGGAAAAGGATGCCGCCGGCGACCAGCTCAAGCGGGAATGCACCTACAGGATCGAGGGCGGATTTCCGACAGCGCGGTTCTGGACGCTTTATGCCGCTGATCAATCGCTCGGCGTCGTCGAGACCGGCAAATCGCGGCTTGCGGCTCTTCAGTCCTACGAGGTGCTACGCCAACCGGACAATTCCGTGATTATATCCGTGGGCCATCACCCGATGCCGGGCAACTGGCTGCTGACCGACGGTTCTGGACGGATGTATTTCGTCCTGACCCTCTACGACACGCCGATCGCCAGCAGCACCGGCCTGTCAGACGTTTCGCTGCCCAGGATCGTCAAGGCGGGCTGCGATGCGTAG
- a CDS encoding transglycosylase domain-containing protein produces the protein MVSPEPRKRRGPIAAWLLALDAWLDSSLYEIGFKARQFWEAATIFSRRFRLKGWRRGFIELLSEGFTLGAGGMVVMLALAIPAFQDTTGDWRAQGDFAVTFLDRYGNEIGQRGIIQRDSVPVDEMPDHVIKAVLATEDRRFFDHYGIDVLGLSRAIFENVRANSVVQGGSSITQQLAKNLFLTNERTFERKIKEAFLSLWLEANLSKKEILQLYLDRAYMGGGTFGIEAAADFYFGKSVKDLNLAEAAMLAGLFKAPTKYAPHINLPAARARANVVLSNLVDSGFMTEGQVLQARLHPADVVDRGEQKSPDYYLDWAFDEVKKIAKPGQHSLVAHTTFDANIQKAAEESVEFHLRQFGKEYNVTEGAVVVIETNGAVRAIVGGRDYGASQFNRATKALRQTGSSFKPYVYATAMEHGFTPNSIISGGPISWGNWSPHNYSGESAGNITLIMAMAKSINTVPVRLAKDHLGIAPIKALAESFGVESPLEGHKTMVLGTSGMTVMDQATGYSVFAQNGFVGSRHGITQLVTRTGDVVYDWTKDAPPPHRVLSEQALKSMNTMLAAVPVMGTARRAQIPNIVVAGKTGTTQSYRDAWFVGFTGNYTAAVWLGNDDFTPTKNMTGGSLPAMVWQRLMVYAHQNIDLKPIPGIDKPFVDEEVAAKAAEAQKKSEEQAAADAAAERPPVLSSRTTQTLRDMSQMFQAAPKLDAPASPETLSAL, from the coding sequence ATGGTCAGCCCTGAACCACGCAAGAGAAGAGGTCCGATCGCCGCCTGGTTGCTGGCGCTGGACGCGTGGCTCGATTCCTCGCTCTATGAGATCGGGTTCAAGGCACGCCAGTTCTGGGAGGCCGCGACGATCTTCTCGCGGCGCTTCCGTCTCAAGGGTTGGCGCCGCGGCTTCATCGAACTTTTGAGCGAAGGTTTTACACTCGGCGCCGGCGGCATGGTGGTGATGCTGGCGCTGGCGATACCCGCTTTCCAGGACACCACCGGCGACTGGCGTGCCCAGGGCGACTTCGCCGTCACCTTCCTGGACCGCTATGGCAACGAGATCGGCCAGCGCGGCATCATCCAGCGCGATTCCGTGCCGGTCGACGAGATGCCGGACCATGTCATCAAGGCGGTGCTCGCCACCGAGGACCGCCGGTTTTTCGACCATTACGGTATCGATGTGCTCGGCCTGTCGCGCGCGATCTTCGAGAACGTGCGGGCGAATTCGGTCGTCCAAGGTGGCTCGAGCATCACCCAGCAGCTGGCCAAGAACCTGTTCCTGACCAATGAGCGCACGTTCGAGCGCAAGATCAAGGAGGCGTTCCTGTCGCTGTGGCTGGAGGCCAATCTGTCGAAGAAGGAAATCCTGCAGCTCTATCTGGACCGCGCCTATATGGGCGGTGGCACGTTCGGCATCGAGGCGGCGGCGGACTTCTATTTCGGCAAGAGCGTCAAGGACCTGAACCTTGCCGAGGCGGCGATGCTGGCCGGCCTGTTCAAGGCGCCGACCAAATACGCGCCGCATATCAACCTGCCGGCGGCGCGCGCGCGGGCCAACGTGGTGCTGTCCAACCTCGTCGATTCCGGTTTCATGACCGAAGGCCAGGTGCTGCAGGCCAGACTGCATCCGGCCGACGTCGTCGACCGCGGCGAACAGAAGAGCCCCGACTACTACCTCGACTGGGCCTTCGACGAGGTCAAGAAGATCGCCAAGCCCGGCCAGCACTCGCTGGTTGCCCACACCACCTTCGACGCCAACATCCAGAAGGCGGCGGAGGAGTCCGTCGAGTTCCACCTGCGCCAGTTCGGCAAGGAGTACAACGTAACCGAAGGGGCCGTGGTGGTGATCGAGACCAATGGCGCGGTGCGGGCGATCGTCGGCGGCCGCGACTACGGCGCCAGCCAGTTCAACCGCGCCACCAAGGCACTGCGCCAGACCGGCTCATCGTTCAAGCCCTATGTCTACGCCACGGCGATGGAACACGGCTTCACGCCGAACTCGATCATTTCTGGCGGGCCGATCAGCTGGGGCAACTGGTCGCCGCACAATTACAGCGGCGAGTCGGCGGGCAACATCACGCTGATCATGGCGATGGCCAAGTCGATCAACACCGTGCCGGTGCGGCTGGCCAAGGACCATCTCGGCATCGCGCCGATCAAGGCATTGGCGGAATCGTTTGGGGTGGAATCGCCGCTCGAAGGGCACAAGACGATGGTGCTCGGCACCTCGGGCATGACCGTGATGGACCAGGCGACGGGCTACAGCGTGTTCGCCCAGAATGGCTTCGTCGGTTCCCGGCACGGCATCACCCAGCTCGTAACCCGCACCGGCGACGTGGTGTATGACTGGACCAAGGACGCGCCGCCGCCGCATCGCGTCCTGTCCGAGCAGGCGCTGAAATCCATGAACACCATGCTGGCGGCCGTGCCGGTGATGGGCACGGCGCGGCGGGCGCAAATTCCCAACATTGTCGTCGCCGGCAAGACCGGCACCACGCAATCCTACCGCGATGCCTGGTTCGTCGGCTTTACCGGCAACTACACGGCAGCCGTGTGGCTGGGCAATGACGATTTCACCCCGACCAAGAACATGACCGGCGGCTCGCTGCCGGCGATGGTGTGGCAGCGGTTGATGGTCTACGCGCACCAGAACATCGACCTGAAGCCGATCCCGGGGATCGACAAGCCCTTCGTCGACGAGGAGGTCGCGGCCAAGGCCGCCGAGGCACAGAAGAAGAGCGAGGAGCAGGCAGCGGCCGATGCCGCCGCCGAGCGGCCGCCGGTGCTGTCCAGTCGAACCACACAGACGTTGCGGGACATGAGCCAGATGTTCCAGGCGGCCCCCAAACTTGACGCCCCCGCTTCACCCGAAACGTTGTCGGCACTGTGA